The Anaerolineae bacterium genomic sequence TCTTTCTTCGTTGGGTGTGCCCTCAACCTCAACCCTAAGGACCCGGAGCGCGAGGCCAGGGTGCTGCGCCGCAAAATTCGCGCCGGGGCCGACTTCGCCCTCACCCAGCCGGTGTACGATCCCGAAGCGGCACGGCGCTTCCTGGACTTTTACGCAGAACGCTACGGGCCTGTGGAGATCCCCATCCTGGTGGGCGTCCTGCCGCTCAACAACCCGCGCCACGCTGCGTTCCTGCACCACGAGGTGCCCGGCATTACCATCTCTGAGCCCATCATGCGCCGTCTGGAGCAGGCTGGCGAACGCGCGCCCTGGGAGGGCGTGCGCATCGCGCTGGAACTTATCGAGCGTATCCGCTCCTGGGCCCAGGGCGTGTATCTCATGCCCCAGTTCCGGCGCTATGATTTGGTGGCGGAGATCGTGGAGGGGGTCAGGGCCCGGACAGAGCAGGGTTGAAAGCCCACCTGGTGTCTGAGGAGCAAGGCTTTTTTTGGCGCGGGGTGGGGCTGGGGCAAATCCTGGTAGATAGGGGCACTTGCCGATCTGGAAAAGGAAAACGAGGAGGTGTTTTGTGGCCTGGCAGGTCAAACATAACCCGGAACAGCAGCGTTTTGAGGTGGATTTGGGGGACGCGGTGGTGGTGCTGGGATACATGCCCCAGGGAGGGTGCCTGGTGTTTACGCACACGGGCGTGCCCCTCGGCTTATGAAGGGCAGGGCATTGCCAGCGCCCTGGTCAAAGAGGGACTGACTTACGCCCGGAGTGAGGGCTACAAGGTTGTGCCGTTGTGCTCCTTTGTGGCGGCTTACATCAAACGGCATCCGGAAGACGCCGATTTGCTTCCCTGACCTTTCCGCCTGCCCGTCGGCTGTTGAAGCCGCGCTGGAAAGGCGCCCTTCCTAACCCCTTTGCAGAGAACATAGCTCCTCGTTTGCTGGAGCGTCCGTGAAATCCTTGTCCAAACGATGGCTTCTTGTTGGATGGATTGGGCTGGTCGTCTTGAGCGCCTGCGTGGGCCAGGGGCCGCGCCCTGCCTTGGATTCCCCCGCTACGGCGGAGGCGGTTGCGGCGGCTTCGAGGGTGACGCCGACCTGGTCGCCGTTGGTGCCTTTGCCTCCCATCCTTCCCTCGCCCACGCCGTCCCCGCAGCCTTCGCCCACCCTGGGGCCCCCGGTACGGTTTGCCGTCATCGGGGATTTCGGTCAGGCTGGGCCTCACGAGCAAGCCGTGGCCGCGTTGGTGGATTCCTGGCATCCCGATTTCGTCGTCACCACGGGCGACAACAACTACCCCAACGGCGCCATGGCCGTCATGGCGGCCAATGTGCTGCAGTATTACGGCGACGATGTGGAGCAGCGGCGCTTTTTTCCGCCCCTGGGCAACCACGACTGGCGTAGCGGCATCGAACCTCATCTGGCGATCTTTGACCTCCCGGGCAACGAGCGGTATTACGATGTGGTCTGGGGCCCGGTGCACCTGCTCGTTTTGGACAGCAACTGGCACGAACCCGGCGGTATCGGGGCCAACTCCAAACAGGCGCAATGGCTCCGGCAGCGTGGTGCGCTACAATGGAGATTACGGTGCCATGCTGGTGGAGGGCGACGTCTCCCACATCACTTTCCAGTTCATCAACATTTAGGGTGAGGTGATTGATACCTACACGCTGCAAGCCCCATGAGCCCTCTGCCCGGCAAAAAAGCCCAGGGGCGGGAAGCAATCCCGCCCCTGGTTTATGTTCCCTTACTCGGCCAGTTGGATGGCTTTCTGGGAGGTCCACAGACCGTGGATGTTGCAATGCGAAGTGGCCAGCAGGGTTCCCGGCTGGTTGATCTGCATGGAGAATGTGGCGATGGGATGAGTGTACACGGGACCCTTGTTGGGGCCTTTGGTGGATTCCCCGTGGGCGCGGAAGTCAAAGCGCGCCACATGGTGGGCGAAGCGGCTGCCTTTGGGCACAAAGAAGACATCGATCCAGGCGATGAAATGCTCCGTGGTGTTGGGATGAGGGATTTCCTTGCCGATGCTGACGGTCACGGTGAAAGGCTCGTTGGCCTTGACGGCGTCCGGGCACTCAATGACCGGCGTGTGTTTCTCTTTTTTCCAATCGGCGGTCTGGAACACATCCTGGATGTTCATGGTATCCTCCTCTTGAGTGTGGGATGGGCTTTTTTCATTATACCGGCTTTGCCGCCAAGTGAGGGAGGCCAGCGGGCCTTGTCTGGCCCGGGTTTGCCTCGCGCCCCGCGCCTTGATGGTAAAATGAAGTCTGTACCCTGCACCCCCTGGTTTGGATGAGCGATGAAGGTTTACCTGGATACGGTCGGTTGTCGGTTGAATCAGGCGGAGATCGAGCGCATGGCCCGCGAGTTTCGCGCGGCGGGGCATACCCTGGTAGCCTTCCCGGGAGAGGCGGATCTGGTGGTGTTGAACACCTGCGCGGTGACCCAGAAGGCGGTGGCCGATTCCCGCCAGAAGGCCCGGCAGGCGGCCCGCGCCGGGGCCGGGCAGGTGGTGCTCACCGGGTGCTGGGCCACGCTGGAACCGCAGGGAGCCGCCGCTTTGCCGCGGGTGGCCCAGGTGGTGCCCAACCCGGATAAGGACGCCCTGGTCTTCCGGGTGTTGGGGCTTCCGGCGGAGGCCTTCGATTTGGAGCCGGTGGCCCGCGAACCCCTACCTGGAGCGCGTTTGCGCACCCGCGCTTTCATCAAAGTGCAGGACGGCTGCGACAATCGCTGCACTTTTTGTGTGACTACCATCGCACGCGGGCCCGGCCGCAGTCGCCCGCTGGCCGAAGTGCTGGCCGATGTGCGCGCTGCGTTGCAAGGCGGGGCCCAGGAGGTGGTGCTCACCGGCGTTCATCTGGGCTCCTGGGGCCAGGATTTCAACCCGCCCCTGCACCTCCGGCATCTGGTCGAGGCTGTGCTGCGGGAAACCGATGTGCCTCGCCTGCGCCTCTCCTCGCTGGAGCCATGGGACCTGGATGAGGCCTTCTTTGCGTTGTGGGAGGACCCCCGTTTGGCGCGGCACCTGCATCTCCCGTTGCAATCGGGCAGCGCGGCCACCCTGCGCCGCATGGCCCGCAAGACCACCCCCGAGGCCTTTGCCCGCCTGGTGGAAAGCGCCCACCGTCTCATCCCCGAGGTGGCCATCACCACCGATATCATCGTGGGCTTCCCCGGCGAAACCGAAACCGAGTTCGAGGAGAGCCTGGCCTTTGTGCGCGCCATGGATTTTGCTGGGGGCCATGTGTTCACCTATTCCGAGCGTCCCGGCACGGCCGCCGCGCGGATGCCTAACCCCGTCCCGCACGCCGTGCGCAAGGAGCGTAACGCCCGCATGCGTGCCGTGTTGGAGGAGGGCGCCCGCCGTTATCGGCGGCGCTTCGTGGGTCGCACCCTGCAGGTGCTTTGGGAGAGCACGACTACGCTGGGCCCGGGAGGTTGGACTTTGGTGGGTATGACGGACAATTACCTGCGCGTGCGGGCCGTGGCCCCGAAGAACCTGTGGAATCGCCTGACCCCGGTGCGTCTGGAGCGGGTACAGGGCGAGGTGTTGGAAGGTCATTTGCTGAACATCCCCTGAGGGGCTGGGTCCGGCCAGGGCCGATGGGCCGGATGAGGAGACCGCCCCTTGGGGAAGTGGGCGAAGTCCTCTGTCGCCCGGGCTATCCAAGAGGAGGAGGTTGCCATGAGTGAGGATTGCATTTTCTGCAAAATCATCGCTGGCGAGATCCCCAGCAAAAAGGTGTATCAGGATGAGAGGGTGACCGCCTTTCACGACATCAATCCGGTGGCGCCAGTGCACATCCTCATCGTGCCCAATGAGCACATCGCCTCGGTGAACGAGGTGGAGCTGGGTCAGGAGGCCCTGCTGGGGCACCTTTTCGTGGTGGCCCGTCAGATTGCCGAGGCGCAGGGCATTGCTGAGAACGGGTATCGGCTCATCGTGAACACCGGCCCCCATGCAGGGCAGGTGGTGTTCCATTTGCACATGCATTTGCTGGGCGGTCATAAGATGCGTTATCCCATGGGATGATGGCCGAGCGCTTGCGGGTGCACCTGTTGGGCGATCTGTTGCTCACCGATGCTCAGGGCCAGCCCCTGGACCTGGGATCGCCCACCACGCGTTCGTTGTTTGCCTATCTGATGTATCATCGCGGCCAGCCGCTGGATCGTCGGCGGCTGGCATATGCTTTTTGGCCCTGGGGGACCGAGGCCGCGGCCCGGCGCAATTTGCGCCAGTATCTGCACCGCCTGCGGCGGGCGTTGGAAGATGTGGCGCCGAACCTGGTGCAGGCCACCGGCTCCTATGTGATGCTGGAGCCGGACTTCCCATTGTGGGTGGATGTGGAGCAGTTCCGGCGGCAGACGGGGGCGCAGGCCTCGTTGGAATTGTTGCAGCAGGCGGTGACCCTGTATCGGGGAGATTTGCTGCAGGATGTGTACGAGGATTGGGTAGAGGAGCCGCGGGCCGAACTGCGGGAGCGCTACCTGCGCACCCTGGAGCGGCTGGCCCGCGGCTATGCGGCCCAAGGTGCCGCGGCCGAGGCGTTGACCTGGGCCCAGCGCTGGGTGGCCGCCGACGCGCTGGACGAAGCGGCCCACCGGCTGCTGATGCGGCTGTATCTGGAGATGGGGGACCGCAGCCGTGCTCTGCAACAGTATCGGTTGCTCACCGAGTTGTTGGAGCGGGAGTTGCAAGTGGCCCCCTCGCCAGAGACCCAGGCTCTGGCCGCGGAGTTGCAATCCGGGGAGGGGGGACGCCCGCGCTCGATGCCGGTGACGCCGCCCAGGCCCAGGGCTTCTTCCCCTTTGGGGGCGGCCCCGCGCATTCCGTTGGTGGGCCGGGAGGAGGAGCTGGCTTTTCTGGAAAGGATGCTGGCCCAGGCCGAGCAGGGGCAAGGCCGCTGGGTGCTTATCCTGGGCGAGGCTGGCATTGGCAAGACCCGTTTGCTGCAAGAGTATCGCCGGCGCCACCCCGAGGTGCCCGTGCTGGACACAGTGTGCAGCGAGTTGGAGGCCCTGGTGCCTTACGGGCCGCTGCGGCACATGGTGGAACGGGCCCTGACCCTGTTCCCTCCGGGGATGCTGGAACCGCCGCCCCTCTGGTTGTTGCCTCTGTTGGGGTTGGCCCCAGATTTGGCCGTGCAGTTCAGCCTGCCCGCCCCCGGTGAAATTCCTCCGCCGGAGCGGCTGGGGGAGGCGCTGTATCGCATGTTGCTGGACCTGGTGACCTCCCTGCCCAACGGCCCCCTGCATCTGGTGCTGGACGACCTGCACTGGAGCGATACCCCTACCTGGGAATTGCTGGCCCAGTTGGCCCGCCGGGCCCGGGATGTACCGCTGTTGATCGTCGGTTTGCTCCGCCTGGAGGATTTGCCCATGCCCCGGGCGCGGATGCTACATATCATGCGCCGCGACCGGCTGGCCGTGGAACTCCCTTTGCGCCGCCTGACCCCGGAGGAGAGCGCCTCGTTGGCTCGCCAGTTACTGGCCGGCAAAAAGCCTTTCCCTCACTTCTTCGACCGCCTCTACCGCGAGACCGAGGGCAACCCCTTTTTCATCATCGAGATGACGCAGGCAGCCCTGGAAGCCCCCAAGATGCTGGCCTCGGCCGATGGCCCCTGGCTGCCCCGCACGGTGCAGCAGGTCATTCAGGCGCGCCTTTCTCGCCTGCCTGAAACCTACCGCGAGTGGATCGGCGCGGCGGCCGTGCTGGGCCACAGTTTCACCCTGCCCATGTTGCGGGCTTTGACGCAGGCCGAGGATGAGGACCTGGTGGCGGCCATCGAGACCTGGATGCAGCGCGGGCTGGTGCGCGAGGAGGCCCTGGGTTTTGCCTTCAGTCACGACAAAATCCGCCAGGTGGCCTATCAGAGCCTGAGCCGGGCGCGGCGGCAGATCCTCCATCGTCGCGTGGCCGAGGTGTTGGAAGCCGCCGTCCCCCCGGCCGACGCGGCCACCCTGGCCTACCATTACGCCCGCTCGGACGAACCGTTGAAGGCGCTGCCTTACCTGACCCACGCCGGAGAACAGGCCCTGCGGGTGCGTTCCTATCACGAGGCGCGGCAGTTTGGCGAGCAGGCCATTCGGCTGTTGGGGCGTCTGCCTGGCCCCCGGGAACGTGCCCAGCGGGTGGACCTCAACCTGCAACTGGCTCAGGCGTACGCCTTCTCCGGGGATTTGAGCCGCGCCCTGGATATCCTCACCCAGACCGAGGACCTGGCCGCCAGCCTGGAGGATGAGCAGCGCCTGGGGCGGGTGTTCTATCGCTCGGCGCAGATTTTCTGGCTGCGCGGCGAACCCCGGGTGGCGGGGGACTACGCCCGGCGCACCCTGCGTGTGGCCGAGGAGACGGGCAACCCTACGCTTTTGCAGGCGGCGTTGCGCATGCTGGGGCGGGTGAGCATCGCCACCGGAGCGTTCGACGATGCCATTGCCTATTTGCAACGCTATCTGCGTTTGGAGCACACGCCGCCGCCTCCTCAACGCCCGGCGGTGCTGGGCTATCTGGGTGTGGCCTATGCCCGCGTGGGGTCCTTCGCCCGCGCGCTGGAGGCCGCGCGAGAAGGGGTGGCTCTGGCCGAGGCGCGGGGCGTGGCCGAGGAAATCGCCTTCGCCCGGATGCAGTTGGGTTTTGTCCACGCCGACGCGCGCGCCTGGGAACAGGTGCTGGAGGCCACTTCCCCCGTCCCCGACCCGTTGACGCAAGACGAGCCGTTGACGCCCTGGGGCTTCATGTTGTTGGGCCTGCAGGGCCGCGCGCTGGCTCATTTGGGCCGCCTCCAGGAAGCCCTGCAGCGCATCACCCATGCCCTGGCCTGGGCCGAGACGGTGGACTATCGGGTGTTCCACTACCTGCCGCGCCTGTTCTACGCCGAGGCGCTGGCGTTGGCCGCGGAGTGGGCTCAGGCCGAGCGCGAGGCGCGGCGTACGTTGGACGAGGCGCAGCAGGCCGGGAATCGTTGGGCCTACGGCGTGGCGTTGCGGGTCCGGGCGGCCATTCTGTCTCGCCAGCCTGAGCCGCCCTGGGAGCAGGTGGAGATGTTGCTCATTCAGTCCATGCATGTCCTGCGGCGGGTACGGGCGCGGCCCGACCTGGCGCGAACCTATCTGGCCCTGCGACGACTTTACGACCGGGCAGGGCAAATTGCCTGGGCGGTGGATTGTCACTTTCGGGCCACTTCTCTCTTCGAGGAGTTGGGTATGCGCCAGGAACTGGAGGAAGCCCAGGGCCGGCCTGTCCAGCAGCCCTCCGAGGCTGGGGTGCTGGCCCAGGTGGTCCTGCGCGGCCCCAATCTCCCCTTCCCCGCCGAATGGGACGAGATTTGAAACAAAAACGCCCTGACAAGAGAACTTGCCAGGGCGGCGTTGCTTTTTCAGGTTGAAGGGTGCTATTGGTCCAGCAGGGCTGCCACGCCGGGGAGCATTTTCCCTTCCAGCATTTCCAGCGAGGCGCCGCCGCCGGTGCTCAAGTGGGTGATGTGGTCGGCCAGGCCGCTTTGCTTGACCGCGGCCACGGAATCCCCGCCGCCCACGATGCTCACCGCGTCGCTCTCGGCCACCGCGCGGGCGATGCCGAAAGTGCCCTGGGCAAAGGGGGCCATCTCGAAGACGCCCATCGGTCCGTTCCACACCACCGTGCGCGCTTCACGGATGACCTCGGCAAAGGCGTCCACCGTATCGGGGCCAATGTCTAAGGCCCGCCAGCCCGCCGGAATGTCGCCCACGGGCGCCACCCGGCGCTGAGCATCGGGGGCAAAGGCCTCGGCGATGACCAGATCGACCGGGAGCAGCAGTTTGTCGCTGCCGTCCTGCAACAGGGTTTTGGCCGTCTCGATGGCCTCCTGTTCCACCAGCGAATCGCCCATGGCGTAGCCCAGGGCGGCGAGGAAGGTGTTGGCCATGCCTCCGCCGATGAGCACCCGATCGGCTTTGCCCAACAGGTTGCGCACCACGCCGATTTTGTCGCTGATTTTGGCCCCGCCCAGGATGGCCACGAAGGGGCGCGCGGGGCTTTCCAGGGCCTGGCCCAGGTAGCGCAGTTCTTTTTCCATCAAAAAGCCGGCCACCGCAGGCAGGTATTGGGCCACCCCCACGGTGGAGGCATGGGCCCGATGGGCCGACCCAAAGGCGTCGTTGACGAAGAGGTCGCATCCGGCGGCCAGTTGCCGGGCGAAGTCGGGGTCGTTCTTTTTTTCCTCAGGATGGAAGCGGGTGTTTTCCAGCAACAGCACCTCGCCGGGCTTCAAGGCGGCCTTGGCTTGCTGGGCTTCCGGTCCCACGCAGTCGGGTGCGAAGGCCACCGGCTGGCCCAGCAGTTGGCTTAGGTGCTCCGCCACCGGCCGCAGCGAAAGTTCGGGCACCACCTTTCCTTTGGGGCGGCCCAGGTGGCTCATCAAGACCACCGCCGCGCCCTGTTCCAGCAGATACCGCAGGGTGGGCAACGCCCCTTGAATGCGCGTATCGTCGCTCACGCGGCCCTCTTTGAGGGGTACATTGAAATCCACCCGCACCAACACTTTTTTGTCTTTGACTTGCACATTACGGATCGTTTTTTTCGCAAACATGGCGTTTTCTCCTCGATTCGACCTGCCTTGGTCTAATCATACCCCATTCCCGCCCACAGAGGGTTCTTCCCGGCGCAGCAGGGCTTCTATGTGGGTGCGGACCTCTTCCGGGGTACGGCGCACGATGTCGGCCAGGGTTTCGTAGGATGCCCCCTGGCGGATTTTGCGCAGCAGGTAGGCCTCCTCGCGCGGATCCCAGGGGAGCCCGCTGCGCGCAGGGCGCTCCTGTTTTTTCGGGGGGTGCCGGTCTGGATGGCTTTTCCGGGCCGCGTCTCGGGGGTTCGGTTTCGCCCCTGGGGCGGTACTGCCCGCCGGGGAGGAAAGCGGTGGGGTGGCCTTGCGGCGCAGTTTGCCCTTCCGCCACTCCAGGGTCTGAACAATGCCCTCCTCGCTCACCCGCAGCACCTCGAAGCGCACCCGTCCGGCTTCCACGGCGCGGGCGATGGCTTTCTGGGTGGCGCTCAGACGGGCGTTGGGGCCGCGCTTGATGTCCAGAATCACCACCTCCAGGCTATCGGGATGGCCGATGCCGTCGCGCAGGTCGGCATAGCCGGAAAACAAAATGTAGTCCACCGGATCGCCTAAAAAGTGGGCGTCGGAAGGCGAGTACGCGAAGCCCGGCAGCCAGGGGGCTAGGCGCTCGGCCACCTGGCCGCGTAAAGCCGCGCGGCTGCGCCCTAAGCGCTCCTTGCGAATGCGCTCCAGTTCCTCCCGATAGCGCGCTTCGGCGGCGCGCAGGCGTCGATAGAGGGTGAGCACGACCATGAAGAGCAGGAGGACGAGCAAACCCCAGATCAAAGTGATGGGCATGGGGCAACTTCTCCTTTACCAAGATGGAAAACCGCCAGGGAAGGCCTTCCCCTGGCGGTTGAAGGCATGGGGTCGAGCGGCTATTCTTCCTCGAAATGGGTGCCCAGGGCCGCCGGAGGGGTGACCTGCATGGCCCGCAGCAGTCGCAAGAGGAAGTGACGCAGGTCGGGCGGCAGCCCGGTCAGGGTGCGGTTGACCCACTCGGTGTTGCCGATGTTCACGAAGAGCAGCGTGAGGATCATCAGCGGGAAAGGAGCCACCTGCAGCACCTGGGAGGGGACGCCTGGCAGGTAGGGCTGCAACACCAGCCCCAGCCACTGGAGCAGGGCGAAGAAGTAGGCACCCAAAGCGCCCCGCAGGGGGCTCCAGCCGCCGAAAATGGTCAGCGCCAGGGCGATCCAGCCGATGCCGTCCAGGCCCGAGATGGTGCCTTTCCAACCGGCTTTGACGCTGAGGGAGTAGGTAGGACCGGCTAGACCCACCAGGGCGCCGCCCAATAGGGTGTAAAGGTAACGCTGCAGGCGCACATTGGCCCCGCGGGCGTGGGCTGCGGCCGGGCGTTCGCCGATGCCCTGCAGGGTCAGCCCCGGCAGCGTGCGGAACACCCACCACCAGGCCAGCCCGATGAGCAGAAAACTGAGATAGGTGAGTGGATCCTGGGTGAAGAACAGCGGGCCGAGGATGGGGATGTCTTTCAAAACCGGGATGGGCCACTGGCCGACCCGCGGCCCTTGCAGGCCCATGTAGGGGTTGCCCAGGAAGTAGGACAGGTCGCGGGTGGTCAGGGTGAGCACGAAGCCCACGGCCACCTGAGAGACCTTGAGGGAGATGCTGGCGAAGGCGATGATGGTCGCCACCAGGGCCCCGATGAGCATTCCCACCACGAAGCCCAGGATGAGGTTGTCCGTGCGTACGGCCACGGCAAAGCCCGCCATGGCGGTCAGCAGAATGGTGCCGTTGACCGAGAGGTTGATCACCCCGGCGCGCTCGGTGAGGGTTTCGCCAATGGTGGCGAAGATGACCGGCGCGGCGGCCGCCAGCACGCCGGCCAGACCGAAGAGGATTTGCTCCAGGGTCATCCCTCACCTCCTGCGTGGGCCCGGATTTCCTGCAACGCCTCGCGGCGCTCCTCCCACCATTGCCGCACCCCTTCCATGATGAGGAAGGAAAGCACCAGCGTGCCCTGGATGACGCCGGAAAGGGACGAGTCCAGTTTGAGCACAATGGGCAGTTGAATGCTGCCGATGTTCAGCGCGGCAAAGAAGAGCGCCACAGCCGGAGCCCAGGCGGCCTGGTAATTGACCAGCATGGCCACCATTAGCCCCAGCCAGCCGTAGCCGCTGGAGATGGCCGGGATCAGCCGGTGATAGACGGCGGTCACCTGGACGGCTCCGGCCAGCCCGGCCAGCGCGCCGCAGGCCAGGAAAGCCCCCATCATCATGCGCTGGGTAGGGATGCCCAGCAAATGGGCGGCTTTGGGATTGCGCCCCACGGCTTTCAGTTTGAGGCCGTAGTAAGTGCCCTGGAGCAGGAAGTACACCACCATGGCCCCCAGGAGGCCGAGACCCAGGGCCCACAAACTCAGGCGCGAACCGGACACCATGGGTAACCACAGCTCCCGGGGGAAGGGTTCGGTTCCGCTCATCGAGCCGATCCCCGGACGCTTCCAGGGGCCGAAAATCAACCACAGGGTGAGGGCCATGGCCACGAAGTCCAGGCCCAGGCCGCCGAAGATTTCGTTGACCCCGCCGAAAGTCTTGAGCAGGCCGGCCAGAGCCGCCCAGAGCGCGCCGCCCAGGGCTCCGGCGAGGATGGCCAGAACGAGGATGAGCGCCGGGGCCCACCCGCTATCCTGCATCAGGCGGAGCGCCCAGGTGGTGAAGATGGCCCCCAGCACGATTTGGCCCTCGATGCCGATGTTCCACAACCCGGCGCTGAAGGTGATAAGCAGCCCGGAAGTGGCCAAAAGCAGAGGCACCCAGGCCACCAAGGTGTCGGCTACCTTGGTCCAAGAGCCAATGGCGCCCAATACCAGATGACGGTAGGCCAGCGCGGGCGATGTGCTGGCCGCCCACAGCACAAGGGTGGTCAGGAGCAAAGCCATGACCACCGCGCCCAAGCGGAAGAGCCAGGCGATGCTGGCGTCGCTGCGTTGCCTCACGGACTCGCCTCCTTCGCTGGGGTAAAGGTTTCTTCAAAGCCGCGCCCCCCGATGAGTTGGCCCAATTGCTCTACCGTGGTGTGCCGGGCATCCAGGGGCGGCGACACCTTGCCGCCGAAGAACACCAGGATGCGGTCGCTATAGTGGAGCAGTTCTTCCAAGTCCGAGGACATGAAAAAGATGGCTGTGCCCTGCCGACAGCGTTCTTTCAGTTTCTGCCACACCCAGATGGCCGACTCCATGTCCAGCCCCCGGGTGGGATGTTCCAGGAGCAGCAGGCGCAGGTTGGCGCGCAGCAGCGCCAGCAGGGCGCGCTGCTGGTTGCCGCCGGAAAGGGCCTCCACCGGCGATTCGGGATATCCCCGGATGTGGTACTCGGCGATGGCATCCTGGGTGATCTGCTGGGCCCATTGGCGGTCGATGACCAGCCCGGTCTGCTCGCGGGCCAGCACGAAATGCTCCATCAGGGTCAGGGTGGGGATGAGCCCCTCTTCCAGGCGGGCGGCGGGTAGGTAGGCCACGCCGTGGCGCATGAAGGTGAGATAGGGTTTGCCGGTCAGGTTGTGCCCGTCCACCCAGATTTCCCCCTCCACGGGGCGGGTCAGCCCCGCGCAGGCGCGCAGTAGGTGCTGCTGCCCGCTGCCTTCCATGCCCGCCAGGCCGATAACCTCGCCTTCGCGCACCTCCAGGTTGACCCCTTCGATGCGCAACCGGTGGTCTTCCAGGGCCAGGTTGCGCAGGCGCAGCACCGGCTTGCCCAGAGGGATGCCTTGCCGCTCGCCGATGCGAATGTCTTTGGCGAACATCCAGCGCACCAGTTCGTCCAGGTCATAGGGCCGCTCGGCCTCGCCCACCAGTCGCCCGGCCCGCAGCACGGCCACGCGGTCGCATAGCACCTGCACCTCTTCCAGTTTGTGGGTGACGAAGATGATGGCGCGCCCTTCGTCGGCCAACCGGCGCAGGGTGGCAAACAGGCGCTCCTTTTGTTGGGCGCTGATGCCCGTGGTGGGTTCGTCGAAGATGAGCACCCGCGCGCCCAACCAGAGCAGGCGCAGGATCTCCAGTTGCTGGCGTTCGCCCACGGTCAGGGTGCCCACCTCGGCGTTGGGGTCTAGATCGAAGCTGAACTCCCGGCTCAAGCGGGTGAGGGCTTGTAGGGCCTCCTCCCGTGGGGGGAGCAGCCCTTTGGGGTATCCGGCCATGAAGTTGTCCAGCACCCGCATGGGCGGGAAGTCCAGGGGGTCCTGATGCAACATGCCGATGCCGTGCCGCAGGGCGTCGGCGGGGGAGTGGATCTCCACCGGTTGCCCGTCCAAAAGAATCTCGCCGCTGTCGGCGTGGATGAATCCCGAGAGGATTTTCATCAGGGTGCTTTTGCCTGCGCCGTTTTCCCCCAGAAGCCCCTGGATGGTGCCCGAAGGGATGGTCAGGGTGATGTCGTTGTTGGCATGAACCGGACCGAAGTGCTTATGGATGTGGCGTAGTTCGATGTGCATGAGCCGTTACCTGTGGAAGGAGATGTGGGAACGCAGCCGCTGTTCAGGGGGGAGGAGGTGCCCCGGCGGATACGGACAGGGGGCCTGCCCGACGCAGCGGGAGGCCCCCCGGGTGTTTACTCGTTGGGGACGCTTTGCCCTTCCATGCCTTCCAGCAGTTGGGGCAGATACCAGATTTGCTGGTCGGTGGCGACTTCGCCCTCTTTGAGGTAAGTCGTGCCGTCTTGCAGGTTCAGGGGTCCTACCCACAGGTTCAGCCCACTGGCCAGTTCGCCGATGAACTTGTCCACCTGGGCGGAGGCCTCCTGGCTCAACCCCTGGCCCTTGATGAAGCCCACCGCCGAGGTGTCGGGGTTGTTGATGTCCTTCCAGTCGGGTCCGGCCCAGACGAATTGGGACTGCCAGGTGCCGTTCATGGCCGATTGGATCATGTCGCGGTAGCCCGGGCCCCAGTTGAAATAGGGCACGCCCAGGCACACATCGGGGGCTTCCTCGCAGGCGCCCTTGTAATCATAGGGCACGGCCCAGACCGCCTTCCCCTGGTCGTGGAACTTCTTGGCTTCCACCAGGGCCTCGGTGGTGTCGATGCCCGAGATGACCACATCGTAGCCGCTGTTGAAGAAGTCGTCGGCCACCTGGGTGGGGTCCGAAGTCACGCCGGGGATGTTGAACCAGAAGCCGATCCAGGTAACCTTGAATTTGAGGTCACCGGCGTCCTTGCCCAGGTAGTGCGTCCAGCAGTATTTGGCGCC encodes the following:
- a CDS encoding ABC transporter permease, translating into MALLLTTLVLWAASTSPALAYRHLVLGAIGSWTKVADTLVAWVPLLLATSGLLITFSAGLWNIGIEGQIVLGAIFTTWALRLMQDSGWAPALILVLAILAGALGGALWAALAGLLKTFGGVNEIFGGLGLDFVAMALTLWLIFGPWKRPGIGSMSGTEPFPRELWLPMVSGSRLSLWALGLGLLGAMVVYFLLQGTYYGLKLKAVGRNPKAAHLLGIPTQRMMMGAFLACGALAGLAGAVQVTAVYHRLIPAISSGYGWLGLMVAMLVNYQAAWAPAVALFFAALNIGSIQLPIVLKLDSSLSGVIQGTLVLSFLIMEGVRQWWEERREALQEIRAHAGGEG
- a CDS encoding phosphoglycerate kinase, which encodes MFAKKTIRNVQVKDKKVLVRVDFNVPLKEGRVSDDTRIQGALPTLRYLLEQGAAVVLMSHLGRPKGKVVPELSLRPVAEHLSQLLGQPVAFAPDCVGPEAQQAKAALKPGEVLLLENTRFHPEEKKNDPDFARQLAAGCDLFVNDAFGSAHRAHASTVGVAQYLPAVAGFLMEKELRYLGQALESPARPFVAILGGAKISDKIGVVRNLLGKADRVLIGGGMANTFLAALGYAMGDSLVEQEAIETAKTLLQDGSDKLLLPVDLVIAEAFAPDAQRRVAPVGDIPAGWRALDIGPDTVDAFAEVIREARTVVWNGPMGVFEMAPFAQGTFGIARAVAESDAVSIVGGGDSVAAVKQSGLADHITHLSTGGGASLEMLEGKMLPGVAALLDQ
- a CDS encoding ATP-binding cassette domain-containing protein, coding for MHIELRHIHKHFGPVHANNDITLTIPSGTIQGLLGENGAGKSTLMKILSGFIHADSGEILLDGQPVEIHSPADALRHGIGMLHQDPLDFPPMRVLDNFMAGYPKGLLPPREEALQALTRLSREFSFDLDPNAEVGTLTVGERQQLEILRLLWLGARVLIFDEPTTGISAQQKERLFATLRRLADEGRAIIFVTHKLEEVQVLCDRVAVLRAGRLVGEAERPYDLDELVRWMFAKDIRIGERQGIPLGKPVLRLRNLALEDHRLRIEGVNLEVREGEVIGLAGMEGSGQQHLLRACAGLTRPVEGEIWVDGHNLTGKPYLTFMRHGVAYLPAARLEEGLIPTLTLMEHFVLAREQTGLVIDRQWAQQITQDAIAEYHIRGYPESPVEALSGGNQQRALLALLRANLRLLLLEHPTRGLDMESAIWVWQKLKERCRQGTAIFFMSSDLEELLHYSDRILVFFGGKVSPPLDARHTTVEQLGQLIGGRGFEETFTPAKEASP
- a CDS encoding BMP family ABC transporter substrate-binding protein; its protein translation is MLLVGPYNDHGWSQAHYEAGKYVEEKLGAQMLYVDKVNPADRPGTTPEQLAEDLVSKGAKVIIFNSDDMKDAALAFAQAHPDIYVIHASGDHSWKEGKDYKEVANLSNLMGRMEYGKMIAGCAAALTTQTGQIGYLGPLINDETRRLASSAYLGAKYCWTHYLGKDAGDLKFKVTWIGFWFNIPGVTSDPTQVADDFFNSGYDVVISGIDTTEALVEAKKFHDQGKAVWAVPYDYKGACEEAPDVCLGVPYFNWGPGYRDMIQSAMNGTWQSQFVWAGPDWKDINNPDTSAVGFIKGQGLSQEASAQVDKFIGELASGLNLWVGPLNLQDGTTYLKEGEVATDQQIWYLPQLLEGMEGQSVPNE
- a CDS encoding ABC transporter permease, with product MTLEQILFGLAGVLAAAAPVIFATIGETLTERAGVINLSVNGTILLTAMAGFAVAVRTDNLILGFVVGMLIGALVATIIAFASISLKVSQVAVGFVLTLTTRDLSYFLGNPYMGLQGPRVGQWPIPVLKDIPILGPLFFTQDPLTYLSFLLIGLAWWWVFRTLPGLTLQGIGERPAAAHARGANVRLQRYLYTLLGGALVGLAGPTYSLSVKAGWKGTISGLDGIGWIALALTIFGGWSPLRGALGAYFFALLQWLGLVLQPYLPGVPSQVLQVAPFPLMILTLLFVNIGNTEWVNRTLTGLPPDLRHFLLRLLRAMQVTPPAALGTHFEEE